One region of Citrus sinensis cultivar Valencia sweet orange chromosome 6, DVS_A1.0, whole genome shotgun sequence genomic DNA includes:
- the LOC127903087 gene encoding uncharacterized protein LOC127903087, protein MSLYRIIYGKACHLPLELEHNAHWALKKLNWDAHAAVEQRKLQLCELDELWLFSYENARIYKERTKYWHDKHIQHRQFSPGQLVLLHNTRLRLLLGKLKSRWSGPFNLLKFYPHGAVDLLDEQTGQEFKVNGHRVKHYRHPTADCSKEVLLLKEPNY, encoded by the coding sequence ATGTCCCTTTACCGAATTATTTATGGAAAGGCTTGTCATTTGCCACTAGAGCTAGAGCATAATGCACATTGGGcactgaagaaattaaattgggatGCTCATGCTGCAGTAGAGCAAAGAAAGCTTCAGCTttgtgagcttgatgaattatggctattttcatatgaaaatgcaagaatttATAAAGAGAGGACAAAATACTGGCATGACAAGCATATTCAACACAGGCAATTTAGCCCTGGACAATTAGTATTGCTCCACAACACAAGACTAAGATTATTGCTAGGAAAGCTCAAGTCACGATGGTCTGGCCCGTTTAACCTGCTCAAATTTTATCCTCATGGAGCTGTTGATCTTTTAGATGAACAAACAGGTCAAGAATTCAAGGTTAATGGACACAGGGTTAAGCACTACAGACATCCAACAGCAGATTGCTCAAAGGAGGTGTTACTCCTTAAAGAACCCAACTATTGA